The following proteins come from a genomic window of Nocardiopsis sp. YSL2:
- a CDS encoding WXG100 family type VII secretion target: MPAYNVDSDKTEETSGSLTQEFNEFTERLQGIKNKVDALISDGYSTPAAEKHFRPFFEDFNSGFEDVNNGLEGIAKYIKQVGTTFGETDEKLGEGLKG, translated from the coding sequence ATGCCCGCCTACAACGTCGACAGCGACAAGACCGAAGAGACCTCGGGCTCCCTCACCCAGGAGTTCAACGAGTTCACCGAGCGGCTGCAGGGCATCAAGAACAAGGTCGACGCCCTCATCTCCGACGGCTACAGCACCCCCGCCGCCGAGAAGCACTTCCGGCCGTTCTTCGAGGACTTCAACAGCGGCTTCGAGGACGTGAACAACGGCCTGGAGGGCATCGCCAAGTACATCAAGCAGGTCGGCACCACGTTCGGCGAGACCGACGAGAAGCTCGGCGAGGGCCTCAAGGGCTAG